Proteins from one Pseudomonas grandcourensis genomic window:
- the asd gene encoding aspartate-semialdehyde dehydrogenase, with the protein MKRVGLIGWRGMVGSVLMQRMLEEQDFDLIEPVFFTTSNVGGQGPSVGKDIAPLKDAYSIEELKTLDVILTCQGGDYTSEVFPKLREAGWQGYWIDAASSLRMQDDAVIVLDPVNRKVIDQQLDAGTKNYIGGNCTVSLMLMGLGGLFEAGLVEWMSAMTYQAASGAGAQNMRELIKQMGATHAAVADQLADPASAILDIDRRVAEAMRSDAYPTENFGVPLAGSLIPWIDKELPNGQSREEWKAQAETNKILGRFKSPIPVDGICVRIGAMRCHSQALTIKLNKDVPIADIEGLISQHNPWVKLVPNSRETSIQELSPNKVTGTLNIPVGRLRKLNMGSQFIGAFTVGDQLLWGAAEPLRRMLRILLER; encoded by the coding sequence ATGAAACGTGTAGGTCTGATCGGTTGGCGCGGCATGGTCGGTTCCGTGCTCATGCAGCGGATGCTGGAAGAGCAGGATTTCGATCTTATCGAGCCGGTGTTTTTCACCACTTCCAATGTCGGTGGCCAAGGCCCGTCCGTGGGCAAGGACATTGCTCCGCTCAAGGACGCTTACAGCATTGAAGAGCTGAAAACCCTCGACGTGATTCTGACCTGCCAGGGTGGCGACTACACCAGCGAAGTCTTCCCCAAGCTGCGTGAAGCCGGATGGCAGGGTTACTGGATCGACGCCGCTTCCAGCCTGCGCATGCAGGATGACGCGGTGATCGTTCTGGATCCGGTCAACCGCAAGGTCATCGACCAGCAGCTGGATGCGGGCACCAAGAACTACATCGGCGGCAACTGCACCGTCAGCCTGATGCTGATGGGCCTTGGTGGCCTGTTCGAAGCTGGTCTGGTGGAGTGGATGAGCGCCATGACTTATCAGGCGGCCTCCGGTGCCGGCGCGCAGAACATGCGTGAACTGATCAAGCAAATGGGCGCGACCCACGCCGCTGTTGCCGATCAACTGGCCGATCCGGCCAGCGCGATCCTCGACATCGACCGTCGTGTGGCCGAAGCCATGCGCAGCGACGCGTACCCGACCGAAAACTTCGGCGTACCGCTGGCCGGCAGCCTGATCCCGTGGATCGACAAGGAACTGCCGAACGGCCAGAGCCGCGAAGAGTGGAAGGCCCAGGCCGAAACCAACAAAATCCTCGGTCGCTTCAAGAGCCCGATCCCGGTCGATGGCATCTGCGTGCGCATCGGCGCCATGCGCTGCCACAGCCAGGCGCTGACCATCAAGCTGAACAAAGACGTGCCGATCGCTGATATCGAAGGGCTGATCAGCCAGCACAACCCTTGGGTCAAGCTGGTGCCGAACAGCCGCGAAACCAGCATTCAGGAGCTGAGCCCGAACAAGGTCACCGGCACCCTGAACATCCCGGTTGGCCGTCTGCGCAAGCTGAACATGGGTTCGCAATTTATCGGCGCGTTTACCGTCGGCGACCAGTTGCTGTGGGGCGCGGCCGAACCGCTGCGCCGCATGCTGCGGATCCTGCTCGAGCGTTGA